GTGCACTAAAGCCATCTTGCTCAAGCGTTGTTTCAAATTGGAATGGTTGCACTTGAGTTAGTTGATAGCTCCCTTCTTTGTATTGGTAAAGATACCAAGTCCCGCTCATCACAGCACCTTTGTCAAAGTGCCCTGCAAACTCGTTAATTTCTACAACGAGGCGTTGATGCTCTTGCGTGTTGCGATAAAACTTATCGCTTTTAATTGCAGTGGTTTGGTTGGTTGCATTTAATGCGTTTACTAAGTTCCACGTCAGCATATCTGAAGGTGGCTGAGCCCAAAAATGAAAATTAGCGATATTTACTTTGTTCTCTGGTTGATATTGCACTAAAGCTTGCTGATCAAATAATTCAATTAACTGCACTTTATCAACCAAAAGAACGTGATTGAGCTCAACTTGCTTTTCGTCAGCGACACTCTTTGCTTCTAACTGATAATAACTAACCGGCTGCGATGGATTCGTTATACAGCCCGTTAAACAAAATAAAAGCAAAAATGTCGTTAAGCCAGTCTTCATTTATTTTTTCCTTGGGAGTGGGTCTGCACCGCTCTCTTTATTAAAAATAAGCATATTAGGTTGCTCATTCAACCCTTTAGAAATAGGCTTTAAGCGATTTGACAAACTTTCAAGTTCTTCAAGGGTATTACTAAGTTGATCCATAACACCCGAACCTTTTTGGTACTGAGTCATGGTTTGCTCAAATTGCTTCAAGCTTGATGTGAGCTGGCTTAACGTATCTTTTAAGCTCGTTAAATTACCGCCAACCTTGTCTGTTATCTTGTTATTATTAATAGACTCTACGAGTTGATTCATTTCCATTGCTAGTAACCTGTGTTGCTGAAGGGCACCTTCTAGTTCCTTAACAGTTGTTTCAAGAGGTAACCCATTTAACTTGTTCAGTAAGCTTGTGACCTGTTCAGAAAGTGCTGTAATACCGCTCGGAACGCTGGGTAATACTGGATAAATAGTCGTTTTGTTTGAACTAACGACTTCTGCACTTGGATAAAAGTCTAACTCTATATATACCGCACCTGTTAACAAATTGCCACTTTTTAGTGACGCTCTAAGGCCACTACTAATCCATTTGTCTATATTTTCTGACCAATATGTTTGAGCAAGCTGCGCATCTTCGTAAATGCGGCCGTACTCAATTTTAACCAATACAGGCACAGAGGTGTTATTTTGTTGAAAGTATAAAGGTCTATCGTCGCTAACACCAGTTGCAGGAACTTGTTCTATCGTGCCAATTCGCATACCTCGATATTCAATTGGTGCACCAGCTCGAAGTCCTCGAATTGATTGCTCAAACTCAATGAGATAGTAATCAAAGTGATCAAAACGTTGCTCTAAAGCCATTGCAAAGTTTTTGTGTAAGGCGTAGGTTTTGTTTTCGAGCGCTACTGTGCCGCTTGGCATAGTTGGTGGATAGTCAACAGAAATCCCACCCTTGATCATCTTTGCTAGCGATCCTATTGACACTTCAACGCCTTCCGTTGATAGTTTAAAATCAATGCCTGAGCTAATCCAGAAAATAGCGTTGTCTGTGATAAGCGTATCGTATGGCGAATAGATAAAAATACCATATTCCATTTTTAAGCTTTCGACACTAAAGTGTGCAGACTCAACCTGACCCACTTTATAATTGCGGAAAAAAATACTGGAGCCAACGTCTAATACTTCAGCATCTGAAGCCACGAGTTGATAGCGCTTTCCTTGCACCTCTGAGCCAATTAATGCAGGTTCATCCATTAAGGTGAAGATGCTCGAACGTGTTTTTGCGTCACCAGGGGAGAGCTCTATATATACGCCAGAGAGTAGCGTATTCATGCCTGAGATGCCGGATTCATCAATTCTAGGTTTTACTACCCAAAACGTAGAATCTTCAGCCAATAAATCACGGTAGGGCTGTAAAATCCTAACTTTTGCAACCACTGCATTTTGTTCTAATTCAAGCTTTAATGACTCGACTAACCCGACCTTAACGCTTTTTACTCTCACTTCAGTTTTGCCGGCAATAATGCCATCTGCGTCAGTCATTTTTATAAAAATAGTGTGGCCTTTATTTGCCTGATGTTGATATAACATCCAGCCTGTGATGAGCAACGCGATAATTGGAATAATCCATATCACTGAAAACGTTGGTTTGTCTTC
The sequence above is a segment of the Pseudoalteromonas piscicida genome. Coding sequences within it:
- a CDS encoding PqiC family protein gives rise to the protein MKTGLTTFLLLFCLTGCITNPSQPVSYYQLEAKSVADEKQVELNHVLLVDKVQLIELFDQQALVQYQPENKVNIANFHFWAQPPSDMLTWNLVNALNATNQTTAIKSDKFYRNTQEHQRLVVEINEFAGHFDKGAVMSGTWYLYQYKEGSYQLTQVQPFQFETTLEQDGFSALVSAHQQNFNQLTAQISLRL
- the pqiB gene encoding intermembrane transport protein PqiB; its protein translation is MTTQADIEDKPTFSVIWIIPIIALLITGWMLYQHQANKGHTIFIKMTDADGIIAGKTEVRVKSVKVGLVESLKLELEQNAVVAKVRILQPYRDLLAEDSTFWVVKPRIDESGISGMNTLLSGVYIELSPGDAKTRSSIFTLMDEPALIGSEVQGKRYQLVASDAEVLDVGSSIFFRNYKVGQVESAHFSVESLKMEYGIFIYSPYDTLITDNAIFWISSGIDFKLSTEGVEVSIGSLAKMIKGGISVDYPPTMPSGTVALENKTYALHKNFAMALEQRFDHFDYYLIEFEQSIRGLRAGAPIEYRGMRIGTIEQVPATGVSDDRPLYFQQNNTSVPVLVKIEYGRIYEDAQLAQTYWSENIDKWISSGLRASLKSGNLLTGAVYIELDFYPSAEVVSSNKTTIYPVLPSVPSGITALSEQVTSLLNKLNGLPLETTVKELEGALQQHRLLAMEMNQLVESINNNKITDKVGGNLTSLKDTLSQLTSSLKQFEQTMTQYQKGSGVMDQLSNTLEELESLSNRLKPISKGLNEQPNMLIFNKESGADPLPRKK